One genomic region from Rhodospirillales bacterium RIFCSPLOWO2_02_FULL_58_16 encodes:
- a CDS encoding peptide deformylase, giving the protein MGHPALDGPAGPVKDPESDEIKRLVADMIDTMADAGGVGLAAPQVYAPVRLVIFHVPSALDADERYEDAGLAEEDDETPLTVLINPSFEPQGDDVLCAWEGCLSLPGMTGFVPRHRCIRYWGVGLRGEKIERRATGFHARVVQHELDHLNGMLFPMRMPDLKRFGFSEEMRRYHITEED; this is encoded by the coding sequence ATGGGCCACCCGGCGCTTGACGGCCCGGCGGGTCCGGTCAAGGACCCGGAATCAGACGAAATCAAGCGGCTGGTCGCCGATATGATTGACACCATGGCTGACGCCGGCGGCGTCGGCCTGGCCGCCCCCCAGGTGTATGCCCCCGTGCGGCTGGTGATCTTCCATGTGCCCTCGGCGCTTGACGCCGATGAACGCTATGAAGACGCGGGGCTTGCCGAGGAAGATGACGAAACGCCGTTGACGGTATTGATCAACCCGTCTTTCGAGCCTCAGGGAGATGACGTCTTATGCGCCTGGGAAGGCTGCTTGTCCCTGCCCGGCATGACCGGCTTCGTGCCGCGCCACCGCTGCATCCGCTATTGGGGCGTCGGTCTTCGCGGCGAAAAGATCGAACGCCGGGCAACCGGATTCCATGCCCGCGTCGTCCAACATGAACTTGACCACCTGAACGGCATGTTGTTCCCCATGCGCATGCCTGATTTGAAGCGTTTCGGATTCTCCGAGGAAATGAGGCGCTACCATATCACCGAGGAAGATTAG
- a CDS encoding 30S ribosomal protein S21 produces the protein MHVTVRDNNVDQALKALKKKMQREGIFREMKLRRSFEKPSERKAREKAEAVRRARKLERKRVEREGF, from the coding sequence GTGCATGTAACCGTTCGAGATAACAACGTCGATCAAGCCCTGAAGGCCCTCAAGAAAAAAATGCAGCGCGAGGGCATCTTTCGCGAAATGAAACTTCGCCGTTCCTTTGAAAAGCCGTCTGAGCGCAAGGCCCGTGAAAAGGCCGAGGCCGTTCGTCGCGCCCGTAAACTTGAACGCAAGCGCGTAGAACGCGAAGGCTTCTGA